Part of the Nicotiana sylvestris chromosome 5, ASM39365v2, whole genome shotgun sequence genome is shown below.
tttttggctcagtgattttagtggagagtttgggaaaatcctattgGAAGGTAGGTCgcggttttttcaccttttgagccaggtgttttccatataaaatctctgtgttctttattttctgtatttattattccacaACAGTAGTAGATGGAaaacatagaagaaccaggtccttctataatcaactTAGGCGAAAAttaggtaccacacaaatcacccccccctcttcttgtgtggtattgaaatataaaatatcaattggtatcagagcaggttttccttgaagaggctaacaccttaggaacagatcaagatgagtgcaccacctggaaactgggaaggacaatccactgctaggcctccattctttaatggccagtactattCCTGGTGGAAGAATAGAATGAGAgaccacatcataggagaagactatgaattTTGGAACATTGttactgatggtcccctggctaccacaaagaagaatgttgaaggagtggACATGCCAAAGACAAGAGTTAATTGtactgctgaagatttgaagaaatgggaaaagaatgccaaagccaagaaatggcttgtgtgtggactaggtccagacgagtatagcagaattcaaagttgtactactGCTAAGGATATCTGGGACACCCTacaagtggcccatgaaggaacacctcaagtgaagagatcaagaggaacactgttgtattctcaatgtgagaatttcaccatgaaggaaggtgAAACCATCCAAGctatgtacacaaggttcacaacactaacaaatgaacttaagtctcttggaagaattatccttgaagaagacaaggttgagaaaatcttgacaatgGTCTTGCCAGTAACttaggaaagcaaaatcactactatttaggaatcaaagaacattgctactcttaagttggatgagctgattggaaatctcactgcctatgaactgagaaggcaaaccagaaagatggatgcacccaagaaggaaagaagcctTGCTCTTAGAATATCTGAAGGTGCAGActtagaggatgatgaaatggctatgatcataagggatttcaagaagtacctaatgagaggaaagggttcttcaagaggtgaaaccttcaacaaaccaagggcccctgaaaaacagaccaacgagggctgctacaaatgtggtaagactgatcacatgatcaagaattatcctcagtgggaaattgaatggaagaaagaaagggctgaatgaagaaacaggaagaaagaataggttcaacccaagaagaacaaaggatcaacaaaggctgtGGTTGCTTCTTGGGGAGAAAGCTTatatgaggattcagaagatgaagctggagatgaacaagcacgtatggccattggagaatcatacgatgaacaagaggtaagtgtgattcatctcaaagacaagattaaatttttgtctaaagaaaagcTATCTGAATTACTgttagacttcattgatgagtctgaggtcataaacaatgagaaggaacagCTGTCTAGagaatgtgtgatcctaaaagctagtgcaaaaatctggaactcagggctagtgaaagtgatagtaaaaatactgagttgaagaaccaggttcttgaacttgacaccattGTCTTAGAACATAgatttgaaaatttaaaactgaaattaggaacaggtaaaaagAAAGCTGATTACACACacctcaccttagaagaaaatctaggaaaaatgaaagatgagttgtacaagagagatgagcagataagagtcctaaaagaagatctaggcaaggtgaagcatgaactagacagaacttacaaatggaataagtcctctgatgcactatcctggctacaagagcatcacagtagcaataagagaggacttggctatagGACcccagcacctaagtgggatcccaaaagtaagtacatcacacttcctgagaacaaaatctgcgcacactgtggcaagactggtcattacaaaaataaatgtaatgcaaaagaaaaggccagtcaaaagaacaaaatctttgttcaagagaaaaataggctgtcTGGATGGActaaaaagaatttaatttaCCCATTTTCCTAtaaaaagggacccaaactagtttgtattactaagactaacccctgatttcgttttgcaggtccaagtgaatggaagtagccaaatatggtacatggatagtggctgctcaaagcatatgactggagGTAAGAACcggttcctttcacttgaggacctaaaaggaggtaatgtctcctttggaaatggtaagaaaggtgagatcattggggctggaaaggtaggtaagacagactcacattccaatgagaatgtctacttgatagatgccTTGAgatatagcctaatcagtgtaccacaactgtgtgacagaggtaacctagTAGCATTCATCTCTGccaaatgttttgtgattaatcttaccactgacaagattgttttgtaggaaaaaagagttaacaatatttacattgtggatttgtccactctttcagaaaacgaactcacttgcttaagtgtgttggacaatgatcccctcctatgGCACAAaggacttggtcatgcaagtctaaatcaactcaacaaattagtctccaatgACTCAATCATCCCAAACAAGTCAGCATATTGCGTTAATCCTTAAGTCCATAAAAACATGCATGAACAAGAGGAAGGATTACCTAAAGAGGAGTGGATAATGGAGAGTTAGAGGTATATTGGAGAACTAAGGTGTGTTTACTTCATAAATATATATCTTCATCATCAAAGTGATTGTTGGTGTACAAGCATAGCAATTGATGCAGTCTCAAGAAGAATGTTGATCTCTATTCTTAATTCAAAGTTAGACATGGAGTTGGCTAAGTTTCATAAAGTTCTGACATCAATAACTTCATATCATAAGTTGAAGTTTGAGAGTCAACATACAAAGATTATATGGAAAAGACTTGGTAGAAAGTTGAAACTTAAAAAGTGGGATTTAGTTCGACCACATGCTAAGTTTGCTTACAACGTGAAGAAGCTCTATGATAAACTAGCAAAATGTAACTTAAAACCTGGTGAGCATTGGGTCCCCTTTTATCCCGCCGTGGGTCTCCATTCCTACTATAGCAAATCTTGTGCCATCTATAGAAGCTG
Proteins encoded:
- the LOC138869438 gene encoding uncharacterized protein, with protein sequence MSAPPGNWEGQSTARPPFFNGQYYSWWKNRMRDHIIGEDYEFWNIVTDGPLATTKKNVEGVDMPKTRVNCTAEDLKKWEKNAKAKKWLVCGLGPDEYSRIQSCTTAKDIWDTLQVAHEGTPQVKRSRGTLLYSQCENFTMKEGETIQAMYTRFTTLTNELKSLGRIILEEDKVEKILTMESKNIATLKLDELIGNLTAYELRRQTRKMDAPKKERSLALRISEGADLEDDEMAMIIRDFKNLYEDSEDEAGDEQARMAIGESYDEQEVSVIHLKDKIKFLSKEKLSELLLDFIDESEVINNEKEQLSRECVILKASAKIWNSGLVKVIVQVNGSSQIWYMDSGCSKHMTGGKNRFLSLEDLKGGNVSFGNGKKGEIIGAGKEKRVNNIYIVDLSTLSENELTCLSVLDNDPLLWHKGLGHASLNQLNKLVSNDSIIPNKSAYCVNP